In one Saccharibacillus brassicae genomic region, the following are encoded:
- a CDS encoding AraC family transcriptional regulator yields the protein MIAYELAIDTPVELAITGKFVAPDANWIHLSRTLTDYELMVVTEGVLHLADGKQRFDVAEGEYLLLPPSTEQYGYKGSACSFYWLHFSAREQTVRIVDSECKLPDKQEPKIVLPRYGKVKSLEKMIVMMKQLQDSVRSYSTSTLNDYMSTVILCELYSQLFHTETSLGSIKKTRQEQLYHDIVDYIKWSRGETVKVSQIAQLFGYNEKYLSHLFSSIAGVSLKQYILQQKMELAKFLLTDTNQNISEVSVKLGYSDSHNFMKAFKKIVGLTPSDFRNAYAKRLLFYE from the coding sequence ATGATTGCGTACGAACTGGCCATCGACACTCCCGTAGAGCTTGCGATTACCGGAAAATTCGTCGCTCCCGACGCCAACTGGATACACTTGAGCCGCACGCTGACCGACTACGAACTGATGGTGGTCACCGAAGGCGTGCTGCATCTTGCGGACGGCAAACAGCGCTTCGACGTCGCCGAAGGCGAATATTTGCTGCTGCCGCCGTCGACCGAGCAGTACGGCTACAAAGGATCGGCCTGCAGCTTTTACTGGCTGCATTTCTCGGCCAGGGAACAGACGGTCCGGATCGTCGATTCGGAGTGCAAACTGCCGGACAAGCAGGAGCCGAAGATCGTCCTGCCTCGCTACGGCAAAGTCAAAAGCTTGGAGAAAATGATCGTCATGATGAAGCAGCTGCAGGATTCCGTGCGCAGCTACAGCACGTCGACGCTCAACGATTACATGTCCACCGTCATTTTGTGCGAACTGTACAGCCAGCTGTTCCATACGGAAACAAGTCTCGGTTCGATCAAAAAAACCCGGCAGGAACAGCTCTACCACGACATCGTCGACTATATCAAATGGAGCCGCGGCGAGACCGTCAAAGTGTCGCAGATCGCGCAGCTGTTCGGCTACAACGAGAAATATTTGTCGCATCTGTTTTCTTCGATCGCCGGCGTGTCGCTCAAGCAGTATATTTTGCAGCAAAAGATGGAACTCGCCAAATTTCTGCTGACCGACACGAACCAGAATATTAGCGAGGTGTCGGTCAAGCTCGGCTACAGCGACTCGCATAATTTCATGAAAGCGTTTAAAAAAATCGTGGGACTGACGCCAAGCGATTTCCGCAACGCGTATGCCAAAAGGCTGCTGTTCTACGAATGA
- a CDS encoding ABC transporter permease, with protein sequence MVPKNPYENPVNLRAYKRKKPTVLNTFRRDYQLWIMIFPAIAVIFVFNYIPMYGIQLAFRDYNFAKGLTGGEWRGLFYFKQFFESYQFADLMKNTIVISLSTVVLSFPAPIILALLINQLRWKRAKKALQTTVYLPHFISIVVMVGLLNVLLSPNSGVIGHLLQSLGLGDVNLIGSTSTFVPVYVISEIWQHCGWNSIIYLAALSTVDPQLYDASKIDGASRWQTIRNIEIPALIPTIIILFVLSMGSVLSTGFEKIFLMQNSLNLPVSEVIATYVYKIGIVSNQFSYSAAIGLFNTLINFFFLYTMNLVARRTSETSLW encoded by the coding sequence ATGGTTCCCAAAAATCCCTACGAAAATCCAGTCAACCTGAGAGCGTACAAACGCAAAAAGCCGACGGTCCTCAATACGTTCAGACGGGACTATCAGCTGTGGATCATGATTTTTCCGGCGATCGCCGTCATTTTCGTGTTCAATTACATTCCGATGTACGGCATTCAGCTTGCGTTCCGCGATTACAATTTTGCCAAAGGGCTGACAGGCGGCGAATGGCGCGGACTGTTTTATTTCAAGCAGTTTTTCGAGAGTTACCAGTTCGCGGATTTGATGAAAAACACGATTGTAATCAGTCTGTCCACCGTCGTGCTCAGCTTCCCGGCACCGATCATCCTGGCGCTGCTGATCAATCAGCTGCGGTGGAAACGGGCCAAAAAAGCGCTGCAAACGACCGTCTACCTGCCGCACTTTATTTCGATCGTCGTCATGGTCGGCCTGCTGAACGTGCTGCTGTCGCCGAACTCCGGCGTGATCGGCCACCTGCTGCAATCGCTTGGCCTCGGCGACGTCAATCTGATCGGTTCCACCTCGACGTTCGTGCCCGTATATGTCATCTCCGAGATCTGGCAGCACTGCGGCTGGAACAGCATCATCTATCTGGCGGCGCTCTCGACCGTCGATCCGCAGCTGTACGACGCGTCGAAGATCGACGGGGCCAGCCGCTGGCAGACGATCCGCAATATCGAGATTCCGGCGCTGATTCCGACGATCATCATCTTGTTCGTGCTTAGCATGGGCAGCGTGCTCAGTACCGGCTTCGAGAAAATATTCCTGATGCAGAACTCGCTGAACCTTCCCGTATCGGAAGTCATCGCGACGTATGTGTACAAGATCGGGATCGTGAGCAACCAATTCAGCTATTCGGCGGCGATCGGGCTGTTCAATACGCTGATCAATTTCTTCTTCCTGTACACCATGAACCTGGTAGCCAGAAGAACGTCGGAGACCAGCCTGTGGTAA
- a CDS encoding ABC transporter substrate-binding protein produces the protein MKKGWILLTLCALLLVMSGCGNTPSSASSGEKSVIDAGAGEGATELSYWTFVELHGKHFEKMLEKWNKENADRQIKLNVTVMPYDDMHNKLSIALQTGTGAPDIADIELGKFPDFLKGTPQLEPLNDVIDPYRDTIVKSRIDIYTKDGQNYGIPTHVGASVAFYNTEILDEAGVDYTKIETWDDFKKAGQQVYEKTGKYMGTADTSAPWQESMLLAQQGSDYTDADGKPQVNTPEMAKALKMLKDLQASNVIATIAGGQPDTEEAYGEYNSGNYATAFMPLWMMSRFTNYMPDLAGKIAIAPIPVFEKGMPRSVGGGGTGTVVTKTAKDVQLAKDFLAFAKLSEDANIEIWNTLGFDPVNMKVWDMKEVTHNPDNEFVKYFKNNPFDVLNEIRDEIKFVKSVPASPTINNVFSTVTLNEIFEDDKDIEQALNDAQAQIEQELQ, from the coding sequence ATGAAAAAAGGATGGATCCTGTTAACGCTGTGCGCGCTGCTGCTCGTGATGTCGGGCTGCGGCAATACGCCGAGCAGCGCGTCGTCGGGCGAGAAGTCGGTCATCGACGCGGGAGCGGGCGAAGGCGCCACCGAGCTGTCCTATTGGACGTTCGTCGAACTGCACGGCAAGCATTTCGAGAAGATGCTCGAAAAGTGGAACAAGGAAAACGCCGACCGCCAGATCAAGCTCAACGTTACGGTCATGCCTTACGACGATATGCACAACAAGCTGTCGATCGCGCTGCAGACCGGCACGGGCGCGCCGGACATCGCCGATATCGAGCTCGGCAAATTCCCCGATTTCCTCAAAGGCACCCCGCAGCTTGAACCGCTGAACGACGTTATCGATCCTTACCGCGACACCATCGTCAAATCCCGTATCGATATCTATACCAAAGACGGACAAAATTACGGCATTCCGACCCACGTCGGCGCTTCGGTCGCTTTTTACAATACCGAAATTCTGGATGAAGCCGGCGTCGACTACACGAAGATCGAGACATGGGACGATTTCAAAAAAGCCGGCCAGCAGGTCTACGAAAAAACCGGCAAATACATGGGCACCGCCGACACGAGCGCGCCGTGGCAAGAATCGATGCTGCTGGCCCAGCAGGGTTCCGATTACACGGATGCCGACGGCAAGCCGCAGGTGAACACACCGGAGATGGCCAAAGCGCTTAAGATGCTCAAAGACCTTCAGGCCAGCAACGTCATCGCGACGATCGCCGGCGGACAGCCGGATACGGAAGAAGCTTACGGCGAATACAACTCCGGCAATTACGCTACCGCTTTCATGCCGCTGTGGATGATGTCCCGCTTTACGAACTACATGCCGGACCTCGCAGGCAAGATCGCGATCGCGCCGATTCCCGTGTTCGAAAAAGGCATGCCGCGTTCGGTCGGCGGCGGCGGAACAGGCACGGTCGTGACCAAGACGGCCAAAGACGTACAGCTCGCCAAAGACTTCCTCGCCTTCGCCAAACTGTCCGAAGACGCGAACATCGAAATCTGGAACACGCTCGGCTTCGATCCGGTCAACATGAAAGTGTGGGACATGAAAGAAGTGACGCATAACCCGGACAACGAATTCGTGAAATATTTCAAAAACAATCCGTTCGACGTGTTGAACGAGATTCGCGACGAAATCAAATTCGTCAAATCGGTACCCGCTTCCCCGACGATCAACAACGTATTCAGTACCGTAACGCTGAATGAGATTTTCGAAGACGACAAAGACATCGAACAGGCGCTGAACGATGCCCAGGCGCAGATCGAGCAGGAACTTCAATAG
- a CDS encoding class I SAM-dependent DNA methyltransferase has translation MSYGKFAYVYDELMQDMPYAKWKRFALEVWEKHGQPGEVVELGCGTGTLTTMLAEEGYRLTGIDLSEDMLAVARGKADERPPLQGLLRSGSLQFVRQDMTEWAAPAPVDSVISFCDCLNYLTEPEQVEAAFRATYAGLKPGGTFLFDVHHPNTLRRYEEEQPFVLDEEGVSYIWTCGLDEERTEIEHHLRIFVRRSGGGASSDVYDRFDEVHVERAYEPQWLREALLRAGFSGAEFYADFEWEAPGEDTVRLFGVAIK, from the coding sequence ATGTCTTACGGAAAATTCGCTTACGTCTACGACGAGCTGATGCAGGATATGCCTTATGCCAAATGGAAAAGATTCGCGCTCGAAGTGTGGGAGAAGCACGGACAGCCCGGCGAAGTCGTCGAACTGGGCTGCGGTACCGGCACGCTGACGACGATGCTGGCCGAAGAAGGGTATCGCCTGACGGGAATCGACCTGTCGGAAGACATGCTGGCGGTCGCGCGCGGCAAAGCGGACGAACGTCCGCCGCTGCAAGGGCTGCTGCGCAGCGGAAGCCTGCAGTTCGTGCGGCAGGACATGACGGAGTGGGCGGCGCCGGCGCCGGTCGATTCGGTCATCTCGTTCTGCGACTGCCTGAATTACCTGACCGAGCCGGAGCAGGTCGAAGCGGCGTTCCGCGCGACGTACGCCGGGCTGAAGCCGGGCGGGACGTTCCTGTTCGACGTGCATCATCCGAACACGCTGCGCCGCTACGAGGAAGAGCAGCCGTTCGTGCTCGACGAAGAAGGGGTGTCCTATATTTGGACGTGCGGACTTGACGAAGAGCGGACAGAGATCGAGCATCATCTGCGCATCTTCGTGCGGCGAAGCGGCGGCGGAGCCTCTTCGGACGTCTACGACCGCTTCGACGAAGTGCATGTCGAGCGGGCGTACGAGCCGCAGTGGCTGCGCGAAGCGCTGCTGCGTGCCGGCTTCTCCGGCGCGGAATTTTATGCCGACTTCGAATGGGAAGCGCCGGGGGAAGACACGGTGCGGCTGTTCGGCGTCGCGATCAAATAA
- a CDS encoding carbohydrate ABC transporter permease, which yields MQLAHKKQKEVVHKRSPGEWVFDAVVLTICLLIFLSIVYPLYFVVIASISNSTLVSTGQVTIFPKDISFFGYTEIFKDQRIWTGYGNTILYTVLGTAVNLLFTLPAAYVLSRHEFRARRFIMFAFVVTLFFGGGLIPTYLLMKDLNMLNTIWVFILPFSVNVYNLIIARSFFESSIPKELYEAAAMDGCSHFRYFGSVVLPLSKAIVSVIGLYYLVAHWNDFFTGLIYIRSNDLQPLQIVLRDILLSNQVFSQGAGAGGASGGYAQQYADQVKYGVIIVSTLPILLVYPFLQKYFDKGVMIGSVKG from the coding sequence ATGCAGCTTGCGCATAAAAAACAAAAAGAAGTCGTGCATAAACGAAGCCCCGGCGAGTGGGTGTTCGACGCGGTCGTGCTGACGATCTGTCTGCTGATCTTCCTCAGTATCGTCTATCCGCTGTATTTTGTCGTCATCGCTTCGATCAGCAATTCGACGCTCGTCTCGACAGGGCAGGTGACGATTTTTCCGAAAGACATCAGCTTTTTCGGCTACACGGAAATCTTCAAAGACCAGCGGATCTGGACCGGCTACGGCAACACGATCCTGTATACGGTGCTCGGGACGGCGGTAAACCTGCTGTTCACGCTGCCGGCGGCCTACGTGCTGTCCCGGCACGAGTTCCGCGCCCGGCGCTTTATCATGTTCGCGTTCGTCGTCACGCTGTTTTTCGGCGGCGGGCTGATTCCGACTTACCTGCTGATGAAAGACCTGAACATGCTCAACACGATCTGGGTGTTCATCCTGCCGTTCAGCGTGAACGTGTACAACCTGATCATTGCGCGGTCCTTTTTCGAAAGTTCGATCCCGAAAGAGCTGTACGAAGCGGCGGCGATGGACGGCTGCTCGCACTTCCGGTATTTCGGTTCGGTCGTGCTGCCGCTGTCCAAAGCGATCGTGTCGGTCATCGGGCTGTATTACCTGGTCGCGCACTGGAACGATTTCTTCACGGGCCTGATCTATATTCGCAGCAACGATCTTCAGCCGCTGCAAATCGTACTGCGCGACATTTTGCTGTCCAACCAGGTGTTCTCCCAGGGCGCCGGTGCCGGCGGAGCGTCGGGCGGCTATGCCCAGCAGTATGCCGACCAGGTCAAATACGGCGTCATTATCGTCTCGACGCTGCCGATCCTGCTCGTGTATCCGTTCCTGCAAAAGTATTTCGACAAAGGCGTCATGATCGGCTCGGTCAAAGGCTGA
- a CDS encoding extracellular solute-binding protein: MKKSMAMMAVLTLGAGLLAGCGGSEEGSGDSGQTTPDGKVKLTAIMTKHPLTQEFSKMKWLQEAQERAGVEIEWQEVSADWGQKKGALLAGGDVPDLIIGPNAITDADYAQFPGLFEDLTPLLDTNAPNIKKMFEEKPETKAISTQLDGKIYGLPKYQRFWPETTTRQFINKQWLDNLGLQEPTNWDELYDVLLAFKEQDANGNGDANDEIPMDFAPSGTGGFGPFMPTVLLGSQGITLTDTSGQGYFVEDGKVKNFFVDERYKDLVAFLHKCYAAGLINKEVFTQDYTKYQSVARGSGDTAAVGFTWGWEVTDRFGNALAPQYESIAPLKESASSTDPVSWSYDYNSLNYGVNMVSLASTSKNKEAAVKFINELYDPEVSMQVLFGSLGTNIKDNGDDTYEVLPPEDAAMDPGTWKWTTTWADNGPMYISDALKLKLGTDMQSVGKQTEPLKAALENVDKDQDVLPSLFIKYSVEDNNAMTLNNTAMLSLTLSKWAEWITKGGVEDQWAGYAEDVKKTGIERNIEIMQKYYDEYMSQN; encoded by the coding sequence ATGAAAAAAAGTATGGCGATGATGGCGGTCCTGACGCTCGGCGCGGGACTGCTCGCAGGCTGCGGCGGTTCGGAAGAAGGCAGCGGAGACAGCGGGCAGACGACGCCGGACGGCAAGGTCAAGCTGACGGCGATCATGACCAAGCACCCGCTGACCCAGGAATTTTCCAAAATGAAATGGCTGCAGGAAGCGCAGGAGCGGGCCGGCGTCGAGATCGAATGGCAGGAAGTCAGCGCGGACTGGGGCCAGAAAAAAGGGGCGCTGCTCGCGGGCGGTGACGTGCCCGACCTGATCATCGGCCCGAATGCGATCACCGACGCGGATTACGCGCAGTTCCCCGGGCTGTTCGAAGACCTGACGCCGCTGCTGGACACGAACGCGCCGAATATCAAGAAGATGTTCGAAGAGAAACCGGAGACCAAAGCGATCTCGACCCAACTGGACGGGAAAATCTACGGCCTGCCGAAGTATCAGCGGTTCTGGCCCGAGACGACGACGCGGCAGTTCATTAACAAGCAGTGGCTCGACAATCTGGGCCTGCAAGAACCGACGAACTGGGATGAACTGTACGACGTGCTGCTCGCGTTCAAGGAACAGGACGCCAACGGCAACGGAGACGCCAACGACGAGATTCCGATGGACTTCGCGCCGAGCGGAACAGGCGGGTTCGGTCCGTTCATGCCGACGGTGCTGCTCGGCAGCCAGGGCATCACGCTCACCGACACGAGCGGGCAGGGCTATTTCGTGGAAGACGGTAAGGTCAAAAACTTTTTCGTCGACGAGCGCTACAAAGACCTGGTCGCTTTTTTGCACAAATGTTACGCGGCCGGCCTGATCAACAAGGAAGTGTTCACGCAGGACTACACGAAGTACCAGTCGGTGGCCCGCGGCAGCGGAGACACGGCGGCTGTCGGCTTCACATGGGGCTGGGAAGTGACCGACCGTTTCGGCAACGCGCTGGCGCCGCAGTACGAGTCGATCGCGCCGCTTAAAGAGAGCGCTTCCTCGACCGATCCGGTGTCCTGGTCGTACGATTACAATTCGCTGAACTACGGCGTGAACATGGTCTCGCTCGCTTCGACGTCGAAGAACAAGGAAGCGGCCGTGAAGTTCATCAACGAACTGTACGATCCGGAAGTGAGCATGCAGGTGCTGTTCGGCTCGCTCGGCACGAATATCAAAGACAACGGCGACGACACGTACGAAGTGCTGCCTCCGGAAGACGCCGCGATGGACCCGGGCACGTGGAAATGGACGACGACCTGGGCCGACAACGGTCCGATGTATATCTCCGATGCGCTCAAGCTCAAGCTCGGCACGGACATGCAGTCGGTCGGCAAGCAGACGGAACCGCTCAAAGCGGCGCTGGAAAACGTCGACAAGGACCAGGACGTGCTGCCGAGCCTGTTTATCAAATACAGTGTCGAAGACAATAACGCGATGACGTTGAACAACACGGCGATGCTGTCGCTCACGCTGTCCAAATGGGCGGAATGGATTACCAAAGGCGGCGTCGAAGACCAATGGGCCGGCTACGCCGAAGACGTCAAAAAAACCGGCATCGAGCGCAATATCGAAATTATGCAAAAATATTACGACGAGTATATGAGCCAAAATTAA
- a CDS encoding CvfB family protein has product MSLEAGTIVTLKVAREVSPHGFFMTDGVNEVLLPYTERTGNMKFRNGQDTEVFIHHDSEDRLIATMKRPLLTFGEIGALEVADIHPRLGCFLEMGLGRQLLLPKRELPETPELQPEIGDRVFVRMDRDKQGRLLARASGEEELSPLCFQAPESWKNQWMKATVYRPLQMGTFVVVDGGVLGFGALGLIHSTERPRPLRLGEVIDVRVARVREEDGRVNLSMAKPKEIGMDEDAERILEFMRGRDGGAMPYSDSTAPDIIKLRFGISKSAFKRALGRLMKNGLIEQDDNWTRLKQTGDEAINEKPSNEKSSGPQQ; this is encoded by the coding sequence CGGGTACGATCGTTACGCTGAAGGTGGCCCGTGAAGTGTCTCCGCACGGATTTTTCATGACCGACGGCGTGAACGAAGTGCTGCTGCCCTACACGGAGCGCACCGGCAATATGAAATTCCGCAACGGCCAGGACACCGAGGTGTTTATTCACCACGACTCCGAAGACCGTCTGATCGCCACGATGAAAAGACCGCTGCTGACGTTCGGCGAGATCGGCGCGCTGGAAGTCGCGGATATTCATCCGCGGCTCGGCTGCTTCCTCGAAATGGGTCTCGGCCGCCAGCTGCTGCTTCCGAAGCGCGAGCTGCCGGAAACGCCGGAACTGCAGCCGGAGATCGGCGACCGCGTCTTCGTGCGCATGGACCGTGACAAGCAGGGACGTCTGCTCGCCCGCGCCTCGGGCGAGGAAGAACTGTCGCCGCTGTGCTTCCAGGCACCGGAATCGTGGAAAAACCAATGGATGAAAGCGACGGTCTACCGTCCGTTGCAGATGGGCACGTTCGTCGTCGTCGACGGCGGCGTTCTGGGCTTCGGCGCGCTGGGCCTTATCCATTCGACGGAACGTCCGCGGCCGCTGCGCCTGGGCGAAGTGATCGACGTCCGCGTCGCGCGCGTGCGCGAAGAAGACGGCCGCGTCAATCTGTCGATGGCCAAGCCCAAAGAAATCGGCATGGACGAAGACGCGGAGCGGATTCTGGAATTCATGCGCGGCCGCGACGGCGGCGCGATGCCTTATTCCGACAGCACGGCGCCGGACATCATCAAGCTGCGCTTCGGCATCAGCAAGTCGGCGTTCAAGCGGGCGCTTGGCCGCCTGATGAAGAACGGGCTGATCGAGCAGGACGACAACTGGACGCGCCTCAAGCAGACGGGCGACGAAGCCATTAATGAGAAGCCTTCCAATGAAAAGTCTTCCGGCCCGCAGCAGTAA
- a CDS encoding ArsR/SmtB family transcription factor yields MIYIKELMNGIDIFKALSSEIRIQILELLARHGELNLNELAKKLKLSNGAITPHIKKLEDCGLIEIRTAGGKHGLQKLCYLNKDKLMVDLRSKEADNLYEVELQVGHYSDYKAVPTCGLATKDSIIGDFDDPRYFADPQRIHAEIIWLAEGFVEYRIPNYLKANHSFREIQFSMEIASEAPGYNDFYPSDIDFSLNGIPIGTWTSPGDYGDVRGTFNPDWWPPHLNQYGMLKLIRVNGEGSFVDGCRISDVTLADIRLDYRSELTFRMAVTEGPLNKRGLTLFGRHFGNYAQHLLARVLYDVHDSEAPAEESPAAASAT; encoded by the coding sequence ATGATCTACATCAAAGAGCTGATGAACGGCATCGATATCTTTAAAGCGTTAAGCTCGGAAATCCGCATACAAATCCTCGAACTGCTGGCGCGCCACGGCGAACTGAACCTGAACGAACTGGCCAAAAAGCTCAAACTGAGCAACGGCGCGATCACCCCGCATATCAAAAAGCTCGAAGACTGCGGACTGATCGAGATCCGGACGGCGGGCGGCAAGCACGGCCTGCAGAAGCTGTGTTACCTGAACAAAGACAAACTCATGGTCGACCTGCGCAGCAAGGAAGCCGACAATCTGTACGAAGTCGAGCTTCAGGTCGGGCATTACAGCGACTACAAAGCGGTCCCGACGTGCGGCCTCGCGACCAAGGACAGCATCATCGGCGATTTCGACGACCCGCGCTATTTTGCCGATCCCCAGCGGATCCACGCCGAGATTATCTGGCTGGCCGAAGGCTTCGTGGAATACCGGATTCCGAATTACCTCAAAGCCAACCACAGCTTCCGCGAGATCCAGTTTTCGATGGAGATCGCTTCGGAGGCGCCCGGCTATAACGATTTTTATCCGTCGGACATCGATTTTTCGCTCAATGGCATTCCGATCGGGACCTGGACGAGCCCCGGCGATTACGGCGACGTGCGCGGCACATTCAATCCCGATTGGTGGCCGCCGCATCTTAACCAGTACGGCATGCTCAAGCTGATCCGCGTCAACGGCGAAGGCAGCTTCGTCGACGGCTGCCGCATCTCGGACGTGACGCTGGCCGATATCCGGCTCGATTACCGGAGCGAACTCACTTTCCGTATGGCCGTCACCGAAGGACCGCTGAACAAGCGCGGCCTGACGCTGTTCGGCCGGCATTTCGGCAATTACGCCCAACATCTGCTCGCGCGCGTGCTGTACGACGTGCACGACAGCGAAGCGCCGGCCGAAGAATCTCCCGCCGCGGCTTCGGCGACCTGA